The Lactuca sativa cultivar Salinas chromosome 2, Lsat_Salinas_v11, whole genome shotgun sequence genome includes the window GAACACCTGGTTCTTTGAGTAAGGATTGTACCCAAGTTGCTTTTGTTGTACAATTAGCAAACGCCTTGTATTCGGCTTTTATACTTGATCTGGACACCATGAGTTGTTTTTGAGAGCTCCAAGAAATAAAATTAGGCCCTAAGAATACATCAAAGCCTCCGGTTGATCTACGATAATCTAGACAACCATCCCAATCTGCATCCGTGGATATACTAAGAAGTGTGGAATCCATTGAATATAGAGCCCGGTCGAAACCGTCCCCTTAATATATCTTAGAATTCGCTTGACCGCCTCCCAATGAATATTAGTGGGTTTAGAAAGATATTGACAAACTTTGTTTACAGCAAATGATATATTCGGTCGTGTTAGTGTGAGATATTGAAGACCACCAACCAAACTTCTATATTTGAACACATCATCATCACTTAGAGCTTTACCATAATCATGAGCTAGTTTCTCAGTCACAGATATTGGGGTTGAAACACTTTTACAATTCACCATATGAGCACAACGAAGTAAATCCAAGGCATAATTGTGTTGCATCAGAGTAACCCCTCCTAAATTTTGAACAACTTCAATCCCCAAAAAGTAGTATATGCGACCAAGATCCTTGAATGGAAACGAAGAAGATAGTGCACAAATCAGATTATTAACCACTTTTTGCAAAGAACCTGTAAGAacaatgtcatccacatacactaACATGTAGATAATGACATCACCCTGATTAAATAAAAAGAGAGAGGTGCCCGCTTTGGATGAGTAAATACCAAGCTGGTAGAGTTTTTCACTGAGTCTATAAAACCAAGCTCTAGGAGATTTCTTTAATCCATAAATTAAATTCTTTAATTTGCACACATAATGGGGTCGTAAAGCATCTTCAAATCTAGGTGGTTGTTGCGTA containing:
- the LOC128132441 gene encoding uncharacterized mitochondrial protein AtMg00810-like — protein: MVWTNHYNALVAPRAPILSFHITTNVDIGARQSTQVSSTSNQQASENNSTGTLMTTTTVDATVAAPSLPTDTTTVPPFDDTLTIIGSLQKVVNNLICALSSSFPFKDLGRIYYFLGIEVVQNLGGVTLMQHNYALDLLRCAHMVNCKSVSTPISVTEKLAHDYGKALSDDDVFKYRSLVGGLQYLTLTRPNISFAVNKVYWDGCLDYRRSTGGFDVFLGPNFISWSSQKQLMVSRSSIKAEYKAFANCTTKATWVQSLLKEPGVHQSRPPVLWCDNLGATYLTANPVFHARAKHIEVDFHFVCEIVAMCALDVRLSSGD